From one Candidatus Chlorobium masyuteum genomic stretch:
- a CDS encoding ABC transporter permease, which translates to MQHLLELVDVHRTYQIGESTVQALRGVSVTIEQGEFVAIMGASGSGKSSLMQILGLLDTPDKGNYLLLGQNVNTLSEDELSGLRNNVAGFVFQQFHLLKRMSIVENVRLPHIYSGIKGDFRKEAIERLRQVGLAERVDHTPNQLSGGEQQRVAIARALVRDPLIIFADEPTGNLDTKNSAEIMKIFKGLHEEGKTIVMVTHEKEIADYAGRVITMRDGVIISDEQRTGSVPVSSAERLAGFEIHGSAKVSLWQDGRFIGFMAQAFQAILANKMRSFLSVLGIFVGVASVIAMMALGEGAKAAMQEQLKSMGSNMLSIRGGSAKIRGAAQGAGAVARFTAIDVEDIAELTTLVKNATGVVNGSARMVYGNKNWSSSLTGVGYDYGTMRASTPTVGRWFTREEIQKREKVAIIGVTVVKELFGNTNPIGGTIKINRINFTVIGIAPAKGFSGPQDEDDVVLIPVTTAMYRVLGKDYLSGIFVEVTSPTLIEQAKSTISELIRKRHRLQADDDSFNIRDMTEIQKMLSSTTQTMSVLLGSIAAISLVVGGIGIMNIMLVSVTERTREIGLRKAIGARKGDIMLQFLVESVGLTISGGLIGIVAGIGVSFMLAIFAGWAVKTSVVSVVVATVFSALIGIFFGLWPARKAAELKPLEALRYE; encoded by the coding sequence GTGCAACATCTGCTTGAACTTGTCGATGTTCACCGGACCTACCAGATCGGGGAGAGCACCGTTCAGGCACTGCGCGGAGTTTCAGTGACCATAGAGCAGGGTGAGTTTGTTGCCATTATGGGTGCTTCCGGATCGGGCAAATCCTCCCTGATGCAGATACTTGGTCTGCTTGACACTCCCGACAAGGGCAACTACCTGCTGCTCGGCCAGAATGTCAATACCCTGAGTGAAGATGAGCTGTCAGGGCTCCGCAACAATGTTGCCGGGTTTGTTTTTCAGCAGTTTCACCTGCTCAAGCGCATGAGCATTGTGGAGAATGTGCGCCTGCCGCACATCTACAGCGGCATAAAAGGGGATTTCCGTAAAGAGGCCATAGAGCGGCTCCGTCAGGTTGGTCTTGCCGAGCGAGTTGATCACACACCCAATCAGCTCTCCGGCGGTGAGCAGCAGCGGGTAGCTATTGCACGGGCGCTGGTGCGCGATCCATTGATTATTTTTGCCGATGAACCGACCGGAAATCTTGATACGAAAAACTCGGCCGAGATCATGAAGATCTTCAAAGGACTTCATGAAGAGGGTAAAACCATTGTTATGGTGACCCATGAAAAAGAGATAGCCGACTATGCAGGGAGGGTCATCACCATGAGAGATGGTGTTATCATATCCGATGAACAGCGGACGGGGAGTGTGCCGGTAAGCTCTGCTGAGCGTCTCGCGGGTTTTGAGATCCATGGATCCGCAAAGGTCTCGTTATGGCAGGACGGGCGCTTTATCGGTTTTATGGCACAGGCTTTCCAGGCGATTCTTGCCAACAAGATGCGCTCATTTCTTTCAGTACTCGGAATATTTGTCGGGGTAGCCTCTGTGATTGCCATGATGGCACTTGGCGAGGGTGCCAAGGCCGCCATGCAGGAGCAGCTTAAATCCATGGGCTCCAACATGCTCTCAATCAGGGGTGGATCGGCCAAGATCCGCGGTGCTGCCCAGGGTGCAGGTGCTGTTGCCCGTTTTACCGCCATTGATGTGGAAGATATTGCCGAGCTTACCACACTGGTAAAAAATGCCACCGGTGTCGTCAACGGCAGCGCACGAATGGTCTACGGCAACAAAAACTGGAGCTCAAGCCTGACCGGTGTCGGCTATGATTACGGAACCATGCGGGCCTCAACGCCAACTGTCGGCAGGTGGTTTACGCGGGAGGAGATACAGAAGCGTGAAAAAGTGGCCATTATCGGTGTTACGGTGGTCAAGGAGCTATTCGGAAACACCAACCCGATAGGAGGTACCATAAAGATTAACAGGATTAATTTTACGGTCATAGGGATCGCTCCGGCAAAAGGGTTTTCAGGTCCGCAGGATGAGGATGATGTGGTGCTTATTCCGGTGACGACGGCCATGTACCGGGTGCTCGGCAAGGATTATCTCAGCGGTATTTTTGTTGAAGTTACCTCTCCAACCCTTATTGAGCAGGCAAAGAGTACGATCAGTGAACTTATCCGGAAAAGGCACCGGCTTCAAGCCGATGACGACTCCTTCAATATCCGGGATATGACCGAGATACAGAAGATGCTCAGCAGTACAACCCAGACCATGAGTGTTCTGCTTGGTTCCATAGCTGCTATTTCGCTTGTCGTAGGCGGTATCGGCATCATGAATATCATGCTGGTCTCGGTAACCGAGCGCACCAGGGAGATCGGGTTGCGCAAGGCGATCGGGGCACGAAAGGGAGACATCATGCTGCAGTTTCTCGTAGAGTCTGTCGGGTTAACCATAAGCGGAGGTTTGATCGGGATAGTTGCCGGTATCGGGGTCTCTTTTATGCTTGCCATTTTTGCCGGATGGGCCGTTAAAACCTCTGTTGTTTCGGTTGTTGTGGCTACCGTGTTCTCTGCCCTTATCGGTATTTTTTTCGGACTCTGGCCCGCCCGAAAAGCTGCGGAACTCAAGCCTCTCGAGGCGCTCCGTTACGAGTAG
- a CDS encoding TolC family protein — MRAKFYHFLILVLLFTASPLQAAETLTWQQCVSEARQAHPDLYSALAVIQQAEADKQIAAGSCFPQLSVTVSSQERTGTAKATRTASSFSYSLAAQQLLFDGHKTSKQIRSALESINAAKYNYSSVSADLRFALRSAYTELLKAQDFVALAREIAERRRNNVRLINLRYQGGREHIGSFRQAEADQAQANFEVSQSERALLVAQAKLASALGRDQHNPIRVVGAFTVALSASGKPDMAILARNNPLFQQLDAQSKAARYDLDAARSAFFPQIYLTSTIGRSATDRLPMDAVDWNSGVTVSIPIYEGGSGRARVSRAMAVVSGHNAAQKSGYLQLYDNLEESWKSFQDARQLVTVRKKFLDAAMERSSIANAQYSNGLVTFNEWVIIENNLVSAKKEFLNAGADLLIAEAKWIQAKGGGVDGEEK; from the coding sequence ATGAGAGCAAAATTTTATCATTTTCTGATATTAGTGCTGCTTTTCACCGCATCTCCGCTTCAGGCAGCAGAAACGTTGACATGGCAGCAGTGTGTAAGTGAAGCCAGGCAAGCTCATCCTGACCTCTATTCCGCTCTTGCAGTTATCCAGCAGGCTGAAGCTGACAAGCAGATTGCTGCAGGTTCCTGTTTTCCCCAGCTCAGTGTAACCGTAAGCTCCCAGGAGAGAACCGGCACCGCAAAAGCAACACGCACCGCTTCATCGTTCAGCTACTCTCTGGCTGCACAGCAACTGCTTTTCGACGGTCACAAGACATCGAAACAGATCAGGAGTGCTCTTGAATCGATCAATGCCGCAAAATACAATTACAGTTCCGTGTCGGCCGATCTGCGCTTTGCTCTCCGGTCGGCCTATACTGAACTGCTCAAAGCACAGGATTTTGTAGCTCTTGCCCGGGAGATAGCCGAGAGGCGCCGCAATAATGTCCGGTTGATCAATTTGCGTTATCAGGGCGGCAGGGAGCATATCGGATCGTTTCGACAAGCTGAAGCCGATCAGGCACAGGCGAATTTTGAGGTATCCCAGTCAGAACGGGCGCTTCTTGTTGCCCAGGCAAAACTCGCCTCTGCGCTTGGACGGGATCAGCATAACCCGATAAGGGTTGTGGGGGCATTTACTGTGGCGTTGTCAGCTTCCGGCAAGCCGGATATGGCAATCCTGGCCAGAAATAATCCGCTCTTTCAGCAGCTTGATGCCCAAAGCAAAGCTGCCCGCTATGATCTTGATGCCGCCCGGAGTGCTTTTTTTCCACAAATCTATCTCACCTCAACCATAGGGCGAAGTGCCACTGACCGGTTGCCGATGGATGCTGTAGACTGGAATTCCGGTGTTACCGTTTCAATCCCGATCTATGAGGGCGGAAGTGGCCGTGCGAGGGTGTCGCGTGCGATGGCGGTGGTGAGCGGGCACAATGCGGCACAGAAAAGTGGTTATTTGCAGCTTTACGATAACCTTGAAGAGAGCTGGAAGAGCTTTCAGGATGCGCGGCAACTGGTTACCGTACGCAAGAAGTTTCTTGATGCGGCAATGGAGCGCTCCTCGATTGCCAATGCGCAGTACTCGAATGGTCTGGTGACCTTCAACGAGTGGGTGATTATTGAAAACAATCTTGTCAGTGCAAAAAAAGAGTTTCTTAATGCCGGGGCAGATCTCCTGATTGCCGAGGCTAAATGGATACAGGCAAAAGGGGGAGGAGTTGATGGTGAAGAGAAATAA
- a CDS encoding efflux RND transporter periplasmic adaptor subunit, which produces MVKRNKIIAAVLAVVIVAGVTGFLLFRGAKSSGQRFEEIRPTRGSISSSVSTTGAVEPENRVKIKSSVGGRVEEVLVDEGQFVSKGTVLAMLSSTERAALLDAARLQGKSEQSYWNNVYKKTAVIAPMDGQVIVRSVNPGQTVTTSDSLFVLSDHLIVKAYVDETDIGRVKTGQKAVIGLDAYPEIRVNGVVEHIYYESRLQNNVSIYNVDVIPDRIPEVFRSGMSANIRIIVQENSRALLLPLRAVQSRNSSQVVMQKKRGQDGGQRYTRVKTGLQDDGKIEILSGITDSSVVLLPDSSFVLPKNNGGTNPFTPQRSRR; this is translated from the coding sequence ATGGTGAAGAGAAATAAGATCATTGCAGCGGTTCTTGCTGTTGTTATTGTTGCCGGGGTCACCGGGTTTCTGTTGTTCAGGGGCGCCAAAAGTTCCGGTCAGCGATTTGAAGAGATTCGTCCCACACGAGGCAGCATAAGTTCATCGGTATCGACTACCGGTGCGGTTGAGCCCGAGAACCGGGTTAAAATCAAGTCTTCGGTCGGCGGAAGAGTCGAGGAGGTTCTTGTTGATGAAGGTCAGTTTGTCAGCAAAGGGACGGTACTTGCCATGCTCAGTTCGACCGAGAGAGCAGCTCTGCTTGATGCCGCCAGGCTTCAGGGCAAAAGCGAACAGAGTTACTGGAACAATGTCTATAAAAAAACTGCTGTTATAGCTCCGATGGATGGTCAGGTTATTGTGCGGAGCGTCAATCCCGGACAGACCGTTACAACAAGTGACTCGTTGTTTGTGCTCTCCGACCATCTTATTGTCAAAGCCTACGTTGATGAAACCGATATCGGACGGGTAAAAACAGGCCAGAAGGCGGTTATCGGCCTGGATGCCTATCCTGAAATCAGGGTGAACGGGGTGGTTGAACACATTTACTATGAGTCCCGTTTGCAGAACAATGTGAGTATCTACAATGTTGATGTGATTCCGGATCGTATACCGGAAGTGTTCCGTTCCGGTATGAGTGCCAACATCCGGATTATTGTACAGGAGAACAGTCGTGCGCTGCTCTTGCCACTGAGGGCGGTGCAGAGCAGGAACAGCAGTCAGGTAGTGATGCAGAAAAAAAGAGGCCAGGATGGCGGGCAGCGCTATACAAGGGTGAAAACCGGGTTGCAGGATGACGGCAAAATAGAGATTCTTTCCGGCATTACTGACAGCTCTGTTGTTCTTCTGCCGGACTCCTCGTTTGTACTGCCGAAAAACAACGGCGGGACCAATCCCTTTACCCCGCAAAGGAGCCGGAGGTGA
- a CDS encoding ABC-F family ATP-binding cassette domain-containing protein: MLEARNLSLTVGTKELLVDTSFRVGDTDHVALVGLNGTGKSTLLRHISGTTYDSGLMTSGQLLKSAETTIGYLPQEINFDADLEKTALQYALLANERLCVLSEKITRMEHELALPEQDYESESYHQLIERFSDAMHEFEHLGGYTMQSDAEKVLAGLGFSEIDFHKKVKAFSGGWQMRLHLTKLLLQNPTLLLLDEPTNHLDIDSLRWLENYLVNYEHSYIIVSHDRFFLDKLTKKTLEIAFARIHEYKGNYSYYEKEKAERYELMMGKYANDLKKMEELRAFVDRFRYKATKARQAQSRLKQMEKLESQIESPEEDLSRISFRFPKAMPSGREVMRLEGVKKAYTLPDGTIKPVLKGLDLEVMRGDRIAIVGSNGAGKSTFCKIIAGQLDFEGKLTMGHNVSLNYFGQHQTESLSPEKSIYNEMLDSAPNSEAQKRVRDILGCFLFSGDAINKKIRVLSGGEKSRVALAKILLQASNLLIMDEPTNHLDMRSKEMLIESLENYSGTLLLVSHDRYFLDSLVNKVIEIKNGNMQLHLGTYAEYLEKAEKAIEAERKLEAAGRQKSQTSTQTISEKDKEQAKKSAAAKKDKKRIEEIEQKINRLEQQKESIETVMATEDFYKKSQKETDSILDGYHKLCAELNLLFAEWEVISA; this comes from the coding sequence ATGCTTGAAGCCAGAAACCTCTCTCTTACCGTCGGAACCAAAGAGCTCCTCGTCGACACATCGTTCCGGGTCGGCGACACTGACCATGTCGCACTTGTAGGCCTTAACGGTACTGGCAAATCGACCCTTCTCCGCCATATCAGCGGAACGACCTATGACAGCGGGCTCATGACCAGCGGGCAGCTGCTCAAATCAGCGGAAACAACCATCGGCTACCTGCCGCAGGAGATCAACTTTGATGCGGATCTGGAAAAAACCGCCCTGCAGTATGCTCTCCTGGCGAACGAACGGCTTTGCGTTCTATCGGAAAAAATCACCCGCATGGAGCACGAGCTCGCCCTTCCGGAACAGGATTATGAGAGTGAATCCTACCACCAGCTTATAGAACGCTTTTCCGATGCCATGCATGAGTTTGAACATCTGGGAGGCTACACCATGCAGTCCGATGCCGAAAAGGTGCTGGCAGGACTCGGCTTCAGCGAGATAGATTTCCACAAAAAAGTCAAGGCTTTTTCCGGTGGATGGCAGATGCGCCTCCATCTCACCAAACTGCTCCTGCAGAACCCTACACTCCTGTTGCTTGACGAGCCGACCAACCACCTTGATATAGATTCACTCCGGTGGCTGGAGAACTATCTGGTAAACTACGAGCACAGCTATATCATCGTCTCCCATGACCGGTTTTTTCTTGACAAACTCACAAAAAAGACCCTTGAAATTGCATTTGCACGCATTCATGAGTACAAGGGGAACTACTCCTATTACGAAAAGGAGAAGGCAGAGCGCTATGAACTGATGATGGGCAAATATGCCAATGATCTCAAAAAAATGGAGGAGCTCCGCGCCTTTGTCGACCGATTCCGCTACAAGGCAACCAAGGCACGCCAGGCACAGAGTCGTCTGAAGCAGATGGAGAAGCTTGAAAGCCAGATAGAGTCTCCCGAGGAGGACCTCTCGCGAATCTCCTTCCGCTTTCCGAAAGCTATGCCATCCGGTCGAGAGGTGATGCGGCTTGAAGGCGTAAAAAAAGCTTACACCCTGCCGGACGGAACAATAAAGCCGGTTCTTAAGGGACTTGATCTGGAGGTGATGCGAGGAGACCGGATCGCTATTGTCGGCTCTAACGGCGCAGGAAAAAGCACCTTCTGCAAAATCATTGCCGGACAGCTCGATTTTGAAGGCAAGCTCACCATGGGTCACAATGTCTCACTGAACTACTTCGGACAGCATCAGACGGAAAGCCTTTCGCCGGAAAAAAGCATCTATAACGAAATGCTCGACTCCGCACCCAATTCTGAAGCCCAGAAAAGGGTTCGGGATATTCTCGGCTGTTTTCTCTTCAGCGGAGATGCCATCAATAAAAAAATCAGGGTGCTCTCGGGAGGGGAAAAATCAAGGGTAGCGTTGGCCAAAATCCTCCTGCAGGCCTCTAACCTGCTGATCATGGATGAACCGACCAACCATCTTGACATGCGTTCAAAAGAGATGCTGATCGAGTCGCTTGAAAACTACAGCGGAACCCTTCTGCTCGTCAGTCACGACCGCTATTTTCTCGACAGCCTGGTCAACAAGGTGATAGAGATCAAAAACGGCAACATGCAGCTTCACCTCGGCACCTACGCTGAATATCTTGAGAAAGCGGAAAAAGCCATTGAAGCCGAACGCAAACTGGAAGCCGCCGGACGTCAGAAAAGCCAGACCTCCACACAAACAATCTCCGAAAAGGATAAAGAGCAGGCGAAAAAGAGTGCCGCAGCAAAAAAGGACAAAAAGAGAATCGAAGAGATTGAGCAGAAAATCAACCGGCTGGAGCAGCAGAAAGAGTCGATTGAAACTGTTATGGCAACCGAGGATTTCTATAAAAAGAGTCAGAAGGAGACCGACAGCATCCTTGACGGCTACCATAAACTCTGCGCAGAACTGAATCTGCTGTTTGCCGAGTGGGAAGTGATCTCTGCTTAA
- a CDS encoding SDR family oxidoreductase, giving the protein MKHIVITGSTRGIGFGLAERFLQKGHRVTLNGSHQERLDEALCRLNKYRERVYGVEGDVADRESMERLFHSAANRFGKVDIWVNNAGIGQQQKRLWELDDRAVKQLLAVNLLGVINGTVAAFNGMKLQGYGRIFNMEGHGSKGAIIDGMSMYGTSKSAVHYFTRAFAHEAGKSGIQFGEVSPGMVITALLLDTVSEPSEESRKWKGFYNLLADEVDSVTEFLVKRMLAATRTYERIEWLTKRKVLFRLLFGVFRKRDFFAS; this is encoded by the coding sequence ATGAAACATATTGTCATAACCGGGAGTACCCGTGGTATCGGCTTCGGACTTGCCGAGCGGTTTCTTCAAAAAGGGCACAGGGTTACGCTTAACGGATCTCATCAGGAGCGTCTTGATGAAGCGTTATGCCGTTTGAACAAGTACAGGGAGCGGGTGTATGGTGTTGAGGGAGATGTTGCCGACAGGGAGAGCATGGAACGGTTGTTTCATTCGGCAGCAAACCGCTTCGGCAAGGTTGATATCTGGGTGAACAATGCCGGTATCGGTCAGCAGCAGAAAAGGCTTTGGGAACTTGATGATAGAGCGGTAAAACAGCTGCTTGCGGTCAACCTGCTCGGGGTGATCAACGGTACCGTTGCGGCATTCAACGGTATGAAGCTGCAGGGGTACGGCAGGATATTCAATATGGAGGGTCATGGAAGCAAAGGCGCAATTATTGACGGAATGAGTATGTATGGAACGTCAAAAAGTGCCGTGCACTATTTTACCAGAGCATTTGCCCATGAGGCCGGAAAGTCCGGTATTCAGTTCGGAGAGGTGAGTCCAGGTATGGTAATAACCGCTCTTCTCCTCGACACGGTGAGCGAACCATCCGAAGAGAGCCGGAAATGGAAAGGATTTTATAATCTTCTGGCTGATGAAGTTGACTCTGTTACGGAATTTCTGGTGAAGAGAATGCTTGCAGCGACAAGAACCTATGAGCGTATTGAGTGGCTGACAAAGAGAAAAGTCCTGTTCAGACTGCTCTTCGGTGTTTTTCGGAAGCGGGATTTTTTTGCATCATGA